In one Thermaerobacter sp. PB12/4term genomic region, the following are encoded:
- a CDS encoding enoyl-CoA hydratase/isomerase family protein: MTFMAEGDGRYTTILAEREGGVLTLTLNRPEVLNAFNRTMTSELLDALRRAERDPEVRCVVITGAGRAFSAGEDLKSRQEGGEKSFIASLRERYNPLIWKIRTMEKPVLAAVNGVAAGAGLGLALACDLRLASEQARFGQVFVKVGLAPDSGTSLFLLQLVGPARAAEMAFFGDLVPAEEALRMGLVNRVVPHEELAEATRQWAQRLAAGATRAIGLAKRAFNFAAGARLAEVLEYEAYLQEIAGHTADHAEGVQAFLEKREPRFQGR; this comes from the coding sequence ATGACGTTCATGGCCGAAGGCGACGGCCGCTACACCACCATCCTGGCCGAGCGGGAGGGCGGCGTCCTTACCCTTACCCTCAACCGGCCCGAGGTGCTAAACGCCTTCAACCGGACCATGACCTCCGAGCTGCTGGACGCCTTGCGCCGGGCGGAGCGGGACCCCGAGGTACGCTGCGTGGTAATCACCGGCGCAGGGCGCGCCTTTTCCGCCGGGGAAGACCTCAAGAGCCGGCAGGAGGGCGGCGAGAAGTCCTTCATCGCCTCCCTGCGCGAGCGGTACAACCCCCTGATTTGGAAGATCCGGACCATGGAGAAGCCCGTCCTGGCGGCCGTCAACGGCGTGGCGGCGGGGGCCGGCCTGGGGCTGGCCCTGGCGTGCGACCTGCGCCTCGCCTCGGAGCAGGCCCGTTTCGGGCAGGTGTTCGTCAAGGTGGGCCTGGCGCCCGATTCGGGCACCAGCCTGTTCCTCCTGCAGCTGGTGGGGCCGGCCCGGGCGGCGGAAATGGCCTTCTTCGGCGACCTGGTCCCTGCCGAGGAGGCGTTGCGGATGGGGCTGGTCAACCGCGTGGTGCCCCATGAGGAACTGGCCGAGGCCACGCGCCAGTGGGCCCAGCGGCTGGCCGCCGGCGCCACCCGGGCCATCGGCCTGGCTAAGCGGGCCTTCAACTTTGCCGCGGGAGCCCGCCTGGCGGAGGTGCTGGAATACGAGGCGTACCTGCAGGAGATCGCCGGCCACACCGCCGACCACGCCGAAGGAGTGCAGGCGTTCCTGGAGAAGCGCGAGCCCCGCTTCCAGGGTCGCTGA
- the paaD gene encoding 1,2-phenylacetyl-CoA epoxidase subunit PaaD, with translation MGSTGPLPQTSGSVPAGSPGDGSAPGQAPCQGNHRSRGNGGAGGSRRPGETGAQAGSGPAAGRRPDAAQQENRALRDALWQALAEVSDPEIPVVSVVDLGMVEGVEADARAGSVQVTLLPTFVGCPALGLIRQAVAGRLQAVPGVRQVEVRVAYSPPWSTDRITPEGRRKLASFGIAPPPPAGAGRPSTERPAPEPHGPGQFRGGDAEGAGAGVPGAGAPDLAEGGTRVLPGPAGCGALRRLDTLAAYAATCPFCGSRRTRRENAFGPTPCRSLWYCLDCRNPFEQMKAL, from the coding sequence GTGGGTTCTACGGGACCGTTGCCGCAGACATCGGGATCCGTGCCGGCCGGTTCGCCCGGGGACGGCAGCGCCCCCGGGCAGGCCCCGTGCCAGGGGAATCACCGCTCCCGTGGGAACGGCGGGGCCGGGGGGTCCCGCCGGCCGGGCGAGACCGGAGCCCAGGCCGGAAGCGGGCCCGCCGCCGGCCGGCGTCCGGACGCTGCGCAGCAGGAGAACCGGGCGCTGCGGGACGCTCTGTGGCAGGCCCTGGCGGAGGTATCCGATCCGGAGATCCCCGTGGTCAGCGTCGTCGACCTGGGGATGGTGGAGGGCGTGGAAGCTGATGCCCGCGCCGGCAGCGTACAGGTCACGCTGCTGCCCACCTTCGTGGGCTGCCCGGCCTTGGGGCTGATCCGCCAGGCGGTCGCCGGGCGGTTGCAGGCGGTCCCGGGCGTGCGGCAGGTGGAGGTGCGGGTCGCCTACAGCCCGCCCTGGTCCACCGATCGGATCACGCCCGAGGGGCGGCGGAAGCTGGCCTCCTTTGGCATTGCACCCCCTCCGCCCGCGGGAGCGGGGCGGCCCTCCACCGAGCGACCTGCGCCGGAGCCGCATGGGCCGGGACAGTTTCGGGGAGGAGACGCCGAGGGTGCCGGTGCCGGGGTGCCGGGTGCCGGAGCACCGGACCTCGCAGAGGGTGGCACCCGGGTGCTTCCGGGACCTGCCGGCTGCGGGGCATTGCGGCGTCTGGATACCCTTGCTGCCTACGCCGCCACCTGCCCCTTCTGCGGGTCCCGCCGTACCCGCCGGGAGAACGCCTTCGGGCCGACCCCGTGTCGCAGCCTGTGGTATTGCCTGGATTGCCGCAACCCCTTCGAGCAGATGAAGGCCCTTTGA
- the paaC gene encoding 1,2-phenylacetyl-CoA epoxidase subunit PaaC: MNRSNRAHAMEPLPSHPAVAATSGADRGLVALLFALADDELIAGHRASEWTGVAPYLEEDVAFSSIAQDEVGHSALLYQLLADLGQGGGDPDALAFGRDPQDFRNAVLLEQPNGDWAAEIARHFLYSEYEAVLWPALARSPYEPLAAAAARIAREEAYHQAHFRQWVVELSRAGGEARERLASALARALPLAAGFFEPVDGEEQAARWRGTGLEELRRLWWAAVGQVLAEAGLAEPVLGQAGPGEPAGVEPADPGTEGGPAAPGIERGLGGRRGHHSPALTALLAEMTSVYRSDPAAEW; this comes from the coding sequence CCCTCCCACCCGGCGGTCGCGGCTACCTCGGGCGCTGACCGGGGCCTGGTGGCCCTGCTCTTCGCCCTGGCCGACGACGAGCTGATCGCCGGCCACCGGGCGTCGGAGTGGACGGGCGTGGCTCCCTACCTGGAAGAAGACGTGGCCTTCTCCTCCATCGCCCAGGACGAGGTGGGGCACAGCGCCCTGCTCTATCAGCTGCTCGCCGATCTCGGCCAGGGAGGCGGGGATCCCGATGCCCTGGCCTTCGGCCGGGATCCTCAGGACTTTCGCAACGCCGTCCTGCTGGAACAGCCCAACGGCGATTGGGCCGCGGAGATCGCCCGCCACTTCCTCTACAGCGAGTACGAGGCCGTGCTGTGGCCGGCGCTGGCCCGATCGCCCTACGAGCCGCTGGCCGCGGCGGCGGCCCGCATTGCCCGGGAGGAGGCTTACCACCAGGCCCACTTCCGCCAGTGGGTGGTCGAACTCAGCCGCGCCGGCGGCGAGGCACGGGAGCGGCTGGCGTCGGCCCTCGCCCGGGCCCTGCCCCTGGCGGCCGGGTTCTTCGAACCGGTAGACGGGGAGGAGCAGGCTGCCCGCTGGCGGGGGACCGGCCTGGAGGAGCTCCGCCGGCTGTGGTGGGCGGCCGTTGGCCAGGTGCTGGCAGAGGCCGGCCTGGCCGAACCGGTGCTGGGGCAGGCGGGACCGGGAGAACCGGCTGGCGTGGAACCGGCGGATCCCGGGACCGAGGGGGGCCCGGCGGCCCCCGGGATCGAGCGAGGCCTGGGAGGCCGGCGAGGACACCACTCGCCCGCCCTGACGGCCTTGCTGGCGGAGATGACGTCGGTCTACCGCTCGGACCCGGCGGCGGAGTGGTAA